In Dyadobacter sp. CECT 9275, the following proteins share a genomic window:
- a CDS encoding NUDIX hydrolase, translated as MNRNSLISMLLAYTPTEGEEARMYDDTLDFIVNHESCFERTLAVGHVTASGWVVSPGRDKALLMHHRKLDRWFQPGGHCDGDADVMRVAEKEVREETGLLFFKLVRPAVFDLDVHQIPANPKDQAHYHYDIRFLFEADPDALLAVNGEAKSLEWIALDQIAGYNNSESIMRMVRKSSL; from the coding sequence ATGAATAGAAACAGTTTGATTTCGATGCTCCTGGCGTACACGCCGACGGAAGGAGAGGAAGCGCGGATGTATGATGATACACTAGACTTTATTGTCAATCATGAATCCTGTTTCGAGCGGACACTTGCGGTGGGTCACGTTACGGCCTCGGGGTGGGTCGTCTCTCCCGGGCGCGACAAGGCACTATTGATGCATCACCGCAAGCTGGACCGCTGGTTTCAGCCCGGAGGGCATTGTGATGGAGACGCCGATGTAATGAGGGTGGCCGAAAAGGAAGTGAGGGAAGAAACGGGCCTGCTTTTTTTTAAGCTGGTCCGTCCCGCTGTCTTTGACTTGGATGTACATCAGATTCCTGCTAACCCGAAAGATCAGGCACATTACCATTACGATATCCGTTTTCTTTTCGAGGCCGATCCGGATGCATTGCTGGCCGTTAACGGCGAGGCTAAATCACTGGAATGGATTGCGCTGGATCAGATTGCCGGCTACAATAATTCTGAATCCATTATGAGGATGGTGAGGAAAAGCAGTTTGTAG
- a CDS encoding 3-phosphoshikimate 1-carboxyvinyltransferase, whose protein sequence is MKSILVHPPQNPVRAEIKLAASKSECNRALIINALTGFQSELSNVSEARDSQTMLRLLHSEDTIADVIDAGTTMRFLTAYFAVTGQNKIMTGTPRMCERPIGILVDALRILGADITYEKNEGYPPLKLSGFNYSGKNEVSIKGNVSSQYISALLLIAPALPSGITIKLEGEVGSRPYIEMTLKQMAYFGITYEASWETNTLHIPPHQYQPKPYAIESDWSGASYWYSIVALADDAEVELLGLKEDSLQGDSAIAEIMAVLGVESTFTERGVKLKKISPQTSLSWDFTDCPDLAQTVAVCCALKDIPLSMTGVESLKIKETDRIFALQQELKKLGAELVEIETNHLYQVRKVAERPDAIPSIHTYDDHRMAMAFAPVGMIYPITIEEPGVVVKSYPGYWNDLAKVTSWEEVSEG, encoded by the coding sequence GTGAAATCCATTCTTGTACATCCGCCCCAAAACCCTGTTCGTGCCGAAATCAAACTCGCAGCTTCAAAAAGTGAATGTAACCGGGCATTGATCATTAATGCACTGACCGGCTTCCAAAGTGAACTTTCGAATGTATCTGAAGCCAGAGATTCCCAAACAATGCTTCGTTTGCTGCATTCAGAGGATACCATCGCCGATGTGATTGACGCAGGAACAACCATGCGGTTTTTAACAGCGTATTTTGCTGTAACCGGCCAGAACAAAATAATGACCGGCACGCCTCGCATGTGCGAGCGACCGATTGGTATCCTGGTGGATGCGCTGCGTATCCTGGGCGCTGATATTACCTACGAAAAAAATGAGGGATACCCGCCCTTAAAATTAAGTGGTTTCAATTACTCGGGCAAAAATGAGGTGAGTATCAAGGGAAATGTGAGCAGCCAGTACATCTCGGCCCTTTTGCTGATTGCCCCTGCTCTCCCATCGGGAATAACCATTAAGCTGGAAGGCGAGGTGGGTTCGCGACCCTATATTGAAATGACACTGAAACAAATGGCCTACTTCGGAATTACCTATGAAGCATCCTGGGAAACCAATACACTTCATATTCCTCCGCACCAGTATCAGCCCAAGCCCTATGCCATAGAATCCGACTGGTCAGGGGCAAGCTACTGGTATAGCATTGTGGCCCTGGCGGATGACGCCGAAGTGGAACTACTTGGCTTAAAGGAGGATTCCCTGCAAGGAGACAGCGCCATCGCTGAAATCATGGCTGTGCTTGGCGTTGAAAGTACATTTACGGAAAGAGGTGTAAAACTCAAAAAGATATCTCCACAAACTTCCCTGAGCTGGGACTTTACCGATTGTCCCGACCTTGCGCAGACCGTTGCCGTATGCTGCGCATTAAAAGATATCCCTCTGTCGATGACAGGTGTGGAAAGTCTTAAGATCAAAGAAACCGACAGGATTTTTGCCTTGCAGCAGGAACTGAAAAAACTGGGAGCTGAGCTCGTGGAAATTGAAACGAATCATCTTTACCAGGTTAGAAAAGTTGCGGAAAGGCCGGACGCCATCCCTTCCATTCATACCTATGATGACCACCGGATGGCTATGGCATTTGCCCCGGTTGGAATGATTTATCCGATCACTATTGAAGAACCCGGAGTGGTGGTGAAGTCATACCCAGGTTACTGGAACGACCTGGCCAAGGTTACCTCCTGGGAAGAGGTGAGTGAAGGATGA
- a CDS encoding FMN-binding glutamate synthase family protein has translation MILITILSYIPVWVYIVVLLLALIALRDILQRKHTILHNFPIVGHFRYMIEMIGPELRQYIVANNREELPFNRRQRSWIYASSKKENNYQGFGTDQDIQQAGYVFIKPAMLPFRLPATHPHHAVNGNSAEHYTIPSAKVIGAYHHRKRPFQPRSVVNVSAMSFGSLSARAIESLNKGSFLFGNYHNTGEGGLSPYHKFGADVVFNMGTSYFGVRDDDGNFVMEKLVRMCEENPFVRMIELKLSQGAKPGKGGVLPASKITAEIAAIRHVPMGKDVVSPPYHSAFSDVKGMITFIEKMAEATGLPVGIKSAVGKTDMWEELADLMAESGTGPDFITIDGGEGGTGAAPPSFADHVALPLVHAFTTVYKIFQKRNLSDKITFIASGKLGLPDQAIMAFAMGADIINVAREAMLAIGCIQAQSCHTNRCPTGIATNNKWLEAGIDPTLKSERFHNYVKTLSKEIVEITNAAGYEHPSQFTMNDIDISLGDNKTQCLADSYGYQKTAVPFTSIETLLKSPYLGGKKKEIGELA, from the coding sequence ATGATTTTGATTACCATTCTTTCCTATATACCTGTATGGGTGTACATCGTGGTACTCTTGCTTGCACTCATCGCCCTGCGTGATATTTTACAAAGGAAACATACGATTCTGCACAACTTCCCGATCGTAGGACATTTCAGATATATGATCGAAATGATAGGTCCCGAACTCAGGCAGTATATTGTTGCCAACAATCGCGAAGAACTTCCTTTCAACCGCAGACAGCGTTCATGGATATATGCTTCTTCCAAAAAGGAAAATAACTACCAGGGTTTTGGGACAGACCAGGATATTCAGCAGGCTGGTTATGTTTTTATAAAACCCGCCATGCTACCATTCAGGCTTCCAGCCACACACCCCCATCATGCGGTTAACGGAAACAGTGCCGAGCATTACACCATCCCCTCCGCCAAGGTCATTGGTGCATACCATCATCGGAAACGGCCTTTTCAGCCTCGCTCCGTGGTGAATGTGAGTGCTATGAGCTTTGGTTCTCTCTCGGCCCGGGCAATCGAATCGTTAAATAAAGGATCTTTTCTGTTTGGTAATTATCACAATACCGGAGAAGGGGGGCTTTCGCCTTACCACAAATTCGGGGCGGATGTGGTTTTCAACATGGGAACTTCCTATTTCGGTGTGAGAGATGACGACGGAAATTTTGTAATGGAAAAGCTCGTCAGGATGTGCGAAGAAAATCCTTTTGTAAGGATGATCGAACTTAAACTTTCACAGGGCGCCAAACCAGGAAAAGGAGGCGTATTGCCGGCCAGCAAAATCACAGCTGAAATTGCAGCCATACGCCACGTTCCGATGGGGAAAGACGTGGTGTCGCCTCCCTATCACAGCGCCTTTTCGGACGTGAAGGGGATGATCACTTTTATCGAAAAAATGGCAGAAGCTACTGGCTTACCAGTGGGTATTAAATCGGCGGTTGGCAAAACCGATATGTGGGAAGAACTCGCGGACCTTATGGCAGAATCCGGAACCGGGCCCGATTTCATAACAATAGATGGAGGAGAGGGCGGTACCGGTGCAGCGCCACCTTCCTTTGCAGACCACGTTGCCCTGCCACTGGTACATGCCTTTACCACAGTTTATAAAATATTTCAGAAGCGAAATCTTAGCGACAAAATTACTTTTATAGCCTCCGGGAAATTAGGCCTGCCCGACCAGGCCATTATGGCTTTTGCCATGGGAGCGGATATCATTAATGTAGCCCGGGAGGCCATGCTGGCTATCGGCTGCATACAGGCCCAATCATGCCATACCAACCGCTGCCCCACAGGAATTGCGACAAACAACAAATGGCTGGAAGCCGGTATTGACCCGACGTTAAAAAGTGAACGTTTTCATAATTATGTAAAAACACTTTCAAAAGAAATTGTCGAGATTACGAATGCTGCCGGTTACGAGCATCCCTCGCAGTTTACGATGAACGATATCGACATTTCCTTGGGAGATAATAAAACGCAGTGCCTTGCGGACAGTTACGGATACCAGAAAACCGCAGTCCCCTTTACCAGTATCGAGACCCTGCTGAAATCTCCTTATCTCGGAGGTAAAAAGAAAGAAATAGGGGAGCTGGCCTGA
- a CDS encoding thymidylate synthase, whose amino-acid sequence MQQYHDLLRHILNNGVKKTDRTGTGTISVFGYQMRFNLKDGFPLVTTKKVHTKSIIHELLWFLKGDTNIAYLKENGVSIWDEWADENGDLGPVYGKQWRSWEGIDGKSVDQLQTVLHQLKTTPDSRRIIVSAWNPSELPLMKLHPCHALFQFYVAPPDTAAGETRGKLSCQLYQRSADVFLGVPFNIASYALLTMMIAQECELDLGDFIWTGGDTHIYLNHLDQVELQLSREPRPLPVMKINEAVKSIFDFKFEDFELVNYNPWPGIKAPVAV is encoded by the coding sequence ATGCAACAATATCACGATTTGCTTCGCCATATTCTGAATAATGGTGTTAAAAAGACAGACCGAACGGGGACGGGTACCATCAGTGTATTCGGTTACCAGATGCGGTTTAACCTGAAGGACGGTTTCCCGCTGGTTACTACAAAAAAAGTACATACCAAATCGATCATCCATGAGTTGCTCTGGTTTTTGAAAGGAGATACCAACATTGCCTATCTCAAAGAAAACGGCGTGTCGATATGGGATGAGTGGGCTGATGAAAACGGAGACCTGGGGCCGGTTTACGGCAAGCAGTGGCGCAGCTGGGAAGGTATCGACGGGAAGTCTGTGGATCAGCTGCAGACGGTGTTACACCAGCTGAAAACCACGCCTGATTCGCGCCGTATAATCGTTTCCGCCTGGAATCCCTCGGAATTGCCATTGATGAAGTTGCACCCTTGCCACGCCCTTTTTCAGTTTTATGTGGCACCCCCGGATACGGCCGCAGGGGAGACCCGCGGGAAACTTTCCTGCCAGCTCTACCAGCGCAGTGCGGATGTTTTTTTGGGTGTGCCGTTTAACATTGCCAGTTATGCCCTGCTCACGATGATGATAGCCCAGGAATGTGAACTGGACCTTGGGGACTTCATCTGGACAGGAGGTGATACGCATATCTATCTTAACCATCTCGATCAGGTGGAGTTGCAGCTGAGCAGGGAGCCAAGGCCTCTTCCGGTAATGAAAATAAACGAGGCGGTAAAAAGTATCTTCGACTTTAAATTTGAGGATTTTGAATTGGTAAATTATAACCCATGGCCTGGAATTAAGGCGCCGGTGGCAGTTTAG
- a CDS encoding trimeric intracellular cation channel family protein, with amino-acid sequence MSIQYVLEIIGTFSFAISGALAVRDQKHQDWFSATFTAFISSIGGGTLRDILLDSYPLVWVRDIAIIYAIVAGVITTFVFYRYLIRLRKTLFFFDTWGIALFTIVGTEKALHLGVRPEIAAIMGVFSAVMGGVIRDVMTNEIPIIYRKEVYATACLAGACCYLLLDKVGVERNTAFIAASLVIIVLRILAVRYQWSVPRFFR; translated from the coding sequence ATGAGTATCCAGTATGTGCTCGAAATAATCGGTACCTTCTCTTTTGCTATATCAGGTGCCCTTGCGGTGAGAGACCAGAAACACCAGGACTGGTTTAGTGCTACTTTTACGGCTTTTATATCCTCCATAGGAGGAGGAACGCTCCGCGATATTTTGCTCGATAGTTATCCGCTGGTGTGGGTAAGGGATATTGCGATTATTTATGCGATTGTTGCGGGAGTTATAACCACTTTTGTTTTCTACAGATATCTGATCAGGCTCAGGAAAACACTTTTCTTTTTCGATACCTGGGGAATTGCGCTTTTTACCATTGTAGGTACCGAAAAGGCTCTGCATCTGGGTGTACGGCCTGAAATAGCTGCTATTATGGGCGTTTTTTCTGCTGTGATGGGAGGGGTGATCCGGGATGTGATGACCAATGAAATCCCTATCATTTACCGGAAGGAAGTATATGCTACGGCCTGTCTGGCCGGTGCTTGCTGTTATCTTCTGCTGGATAAGGTGGGTGTTGAAAGAAATACCGCTTTTATAGCGGCTTCACTTGTGATTATAGTTCTGCGCATTTTGGCGGTACGCTATCAGTGGAGTGTTCCCAGGTTTTTTAGATAA
- a CDS encoding OsmC family protein, whose translation MKIEMVRVDDGFHFEGTGSSEVKVHTDGSPEIGGKNAGVRPMELLLMGLASCSAIDVVLVLKKQRQDITDFRIVAEGERVQEENTQRKPFRNIHLTFKFAGNALDENKINRAIALSMEKYCSATAQLEALATITHSVEIATV comes from the coding sequence ATGAAAATTGAAATGGTTCGCGTGGATGACGGCTTTCACTTTGAAGGCACCGGTTCATCAGAAGTAAAAGTTCACACCGACGGCTCGCCCGAAATAGGTGGAAAAAATGCCGGTGTAAGACCGATGGAATTGCTGTTGATGGGATTAGCAAGCTGTAGTGCCATAGACGTGGTGCTGGTTTTGAAAAAACAACGTCAGGATATTACCGATTTCAGAATTGTTGCTGAAGGTGAAAGAGTACAGGAAGAAAATACGCAGCGCAAACCTTTTCGTAACATACACCTCACTTTCAAATTTGCAGGCAATGCGCTGGACGAAAATAAGATCAACAGGGCCATAGCACTTTCGATGGAAAAGTATTGTTCGGCAACCGCCCAGCTGGAAGCGCTTGCAACCATCACGCATAGTGTGGAGATCGCTACGGTTTAA
- a CDS encoding Ldh family oxidoreductase, translated as MYQAGYLKEFTESVFLAIGCNPADAELAARVLISADLRGVDSHGIARLAGYVRLYDNGRLNPNPDIKIVYETPSTAVVDGDKGLGLVVAPKAMEIAMEKAEKVGSGWVSVRNSNHFGIAGYHAMLALQKDMIGWTMTNAAPLVTPTFSLDKMLGTNPIAVAVPASEEPPFVADFASTAVAYGKFEILQRKGLPAPLGWAQDADGNVTTDSNTVKSGGGLLPLGSDREHGSHKGYGLGAIVDIFSGVLSGANFGPWVPPFATAGFMSAQEGVGLGTGHFLGAMRVDGFRPAADFKSDMDKWIRAFRGARAVEGQQVLIPGDPEREMEEIRSKEGIDLLQPVVLSLNELAKRFGIAFKPEL; from the coding sequence ATGTACCAGGCCGGATATTTAAAGGAATTTACAGAAAGTGTTTTTTTAGCCATCGGATGTAATCCGGCGGATGCCGAGTTGGCCGCCAGGGTTTTGATCAGTGCCGACTTGCGCGGGGTGGATTCTCATGGGATAGCGAGGCTGGCCGGGTATGTGAGGTTATACGATAACGGAAGGCTTAATCCGAACCCGGATATTAAAATTGTGTACGAGACACCAAGTACGGCCGTGGTGGACGGAGATAAGGGCCTGGGCCTGGTGGTAGCACCCAAGGCCATGGAAATAGCGATGGAAAAGGCCGAAAAGGTGGGCTCCGGCTGGGTTTCGGTCCGTAACTCCAACCATTTTGGAATTGCGGGCTATCATGCGATGCTGGCTCTGCAGAAAGATATGATCGGGTGGACGATGACGAACGCCGCCCCACTGGTAACCCCCACTTTTTCACTTGATAAAATGTTGGGTACTAATCCTATTGCCGTAGCTGTTCCTGCCAGTGAAGAGCCTCCGTTTGTGGCGGACTTTGCCTCTACGGCAGTGGCTTACGGGAAATTTGAAATACTTCAGCGAAAAGGATTGCCAGCGCCATTGGGGTGGGCCCAGGACGCGGATGGAAATGTAACAACGGATTCTAATACGGTTAAAAGCGGCGGTGGTTTGCTGCCGCTGGGCTCAGACCGGGAGCATGGCAGTCATAAAGGATACGGGCTCGGGGCAATTGTAGATATCTTTTCCGGGGTTTTATCCGGTGCTAATTTCGGGCCCTGGGTACCTCCGTTTGCAACTGCGGGCTTTATGTCGGCACAGGAAGGTGTGGGGCTGGGTACCGGGCATTTTCTTGGAGCTATGCGGGTGGATGGCTTCAGGCCCGCGGCAGATTTTAAAAGTGATATGGATAAATGGATCAGGGCTTTCCGAGGGGCACGTGCGGTGGAAGGACAGCAAGTACTTATTCCGGGTGATCCTGAACGGGAAATGGAAGAGATAAGATCAAAAGAGGGAATTGACTTACTTCAGCCCGTTGTTTTGTCGCTCAATGAGCTTGCGAAACGTTTCGGTATTGCCTTTAAACCAGAACTTTAA
- the rsmI gene encoding 16S rRNA (cytidine(1402)-2'-O)-methyltransferase, protein MKLYIVPTPIGNLEDITLRAINVLKTADVVLAEDTRTSGNLLKHLGISKPMLSYHIHNEHQTVARVVERIKKGETMALVSDAGTPAVSDPGFLLVRECIKEGITVECLPGPTAFVPALVNSGLPSDRFTFEGFLPHKKGRQTRLQNLAEEERTMIFYESPHRLVKALQQFSEYFGADRQVCVSRELSKIFEENTRGTLQEVSEFYASKTVKGEIVIILSGKPNLKKSSED, encoded by the coding sequence ATGAAGCTTTACATTGTTCCTACCCCCATCGGTAACCTTGAAGACATTACCCTTCGTGCTATTAACGTACTGAAAACAGCCGATGTGGTACTGGCGGAAGATACGCGCACATCGGGGAATTTATTGAAACATCTCGGGATCAGCAAGCCGATGCTCAGCTATCATATTCACAATGAGCACCAAACGGTAGCTCGTGTGGTAGAACGCATTAAAAAAGGAGAAACCATGGCGCTGGTGTCCGACGCGGGTACTCCTGCCGTTTCGGACCCTGGCTTTTTGCTGGTTCGCGAATGTATCAAGGAAGGAATTACGGTTGAATGCCTCCCCGGCCCTACCGCATTTGTCCCGGCTTTGGTAAACTCCGGTTTGCCCAGCGACCGCTTTACCTTTGAAGGCTTCCTTCCGCATAAAAAAGGAAGACAAACCCGGCTGCAAAATCTGGCGGAGGAAGAAAGAACCATGATTTTTTACGAGTCCCCTCATCGGCTGGTGAAAGCGCTGCAGCAGTTTTCGGAATACTTCGGAGCCGACAGGCAGGTATGTGTTTCGCGGGAATTGAGTAAAATATTTGAGGAAAACACCCGGGGTACTTTACAGGAAGTTTCCGAATTTTATGCTTCAAAAACCGTTAAAGGAGAAATAGTGATAATACTCAGTGGTAAGCCCAATCTGAAAAAATCCTCTGAAGACTGA
- a CDS encoding S8 family peptidase has protein sequence MKKYVLLFSISIFILKSPGIYAQAHPRYFVLFKDKANTPFSVSKPLEFLSERAVLRRTKQNISVTVNDLPVNPSYIAAVNQTGGKVIYSSRWFNGVVVEASDTQLESIKKLSFYKSTELNNPVSSANALGVGRIKASANKFGTTEDLDYGAMRNQLVMLGADVLHKKGFHGEGMLIGVFDAGFNRSNELGYLKHLYDEKRVIETYDFIARNNDVYDDHWHGNAVLSTMAAYQPGSLVGVSYKAAYVLYRTENNATETPYEEVTWLIAAERADSLGVDVINTSLGYFEFENEFNTPAYNHTYQDMDGKTTIISRAAKFACRAGILVVNAAGNEGNNQWRYITAPADVDSVLTVGACNYDKSYAPLSSIGPNAVGLIKPDVAAVGAGTVVGNNLGTGSASTASGTSFASPQIAGLAAILWQAHPSLNAGQIIDVLKKSGNQAPKPDFFLGYGVPGIVAAEEVIQKDYTLLGTEPDLLGSMIIAPNPVSGNIILKVPVTLTGRRATFRVRDQAGTMVSVSEGILTEETTISTPATGSGLYLLEVGIGKAIRVVRFVKK, from the coding sequence ATGAAAAAATACGTTTTACTTTTCTCTATTTCAATTTTCATTCTGAAAAGCCCCGGTATTTATGCCCAGGCACATCCACGTTATTTTGTCTTGTTTAAAGACAAAGCAAATACGCCGTTTTCAGTTTCCAAACCATTGGAATTTTTATCAGAAAGAGCCGTTTTAAGGCGTACCAAACAGAATATATCCGTCACGGTTAATGACCTGCCCGTGAACCCGTCTTACATTGCCGCTGTGAATCAGACGGGCGGAAAGGTTATTTACTCCTCACGCTGGTTTAACGGCGTCGTCGTTGAAGCATCCGATACACAGCTGGAGAGCATTAAAAAACTTTCCTTTTATAAAAGCACCGAGCTTAATAATCCTGTTTCGTCTGCCAATGCGCTTGGAGTAGGCCGGATAAAGGCTTCCGCAAACAAGTTCGGAACGACCGAAGACCTGGATTATGGCGCCATGCGTAACCAACTGGTGATGCTCGGTGCAGATGTACTGCACAAAAAGGGATTTCATGGAGAAGGCATGCTCATAGGGGTATTCGATGCTGGTTTTAATCGTAGCAACGAGCTTGGGTATCTCAAACATTTATATGATGAGAAAAGGGTCATTGAGACGTATGACTTTATTGCCAGAAACAATGATGTTTATGACGACCACTGGCACGGCAACGCAGTACTTTCCACCATGGCAGCCTATCAGCCAGGCAGTTTGGTGGGTGTTTCTTACAAAGCGGCCTATGTGCTGTACCGCACCGAAAACAACGCTACCGAAACCCCTTACGAAGAAGTAACCTGGCTTATCGCCGCAGAAAGGGCCGATAGCCTGGGGGTTGATGTCATCAACACGTCGCTGGGATATTTTGAATTTGAAAACGAATTTAATACACCTGCCTACAACCATACCTATCAGGACATGGATGGTAAAACCACCATCATTTCAAGAGCAGCGAAGTTTGCCTGTCGCGCAGGGATATTGGTGGTAAATGCCGCCGGAAATGAAGGCAATAATCAATGGAGATATATCACTGCACCGGCAGATGTAGATTCGGTATTAACTGTGGGAGCTTGCAATTATGATAAAAGTTATGCTCCTCTCAGTTCCATAGGTCCCAATGCCGTCGGATTGATCAAACCTGATGTTGCTGCCGTTGGAGCCGGAACGGTGGTCGGCAATAATTTGGGTACCGGATCGGCATCTACAGCAAGCGGCACTTCCTTTGCTTCGCCTCAGATAGCTGGCCTGGCCGCCATTCTCTGGCAGGCCCATCCGTCGCTAAACGCAGGACAGATTATTGATGTCCTCAAAAAATCAGGAAACCAAGCCCCTAAACCGGATTTCTTTCTGGGTTATGGTGTGCCAGGCATTGTAGCCGCCGAAGAAGTTATACAAAAAGATTATACTCTACTCGGAACCGAACCAGACCTTCTGGGCTCCATGATAATTGCTCCCAATCCGGTTTCCGGTAACATCATACTGAAAGTACCCGTTACTTTAACAGGCAGAAGAGCAACATTCAGAGTAAGGGATCAAGCGGGTACTATGGTGTCCGTGTCCGAGGGGATCCTTACAGAAGAAACTACCATTAGCACACCAGCAACCGGCAGCGGACTCTATCTTTTGGAAGTTGGTATCGGGAAAGCAATACGCGTGGTCCGGTTTGTAAAAAAATAA
- a CDS encoding 4a-hydroxytetrahydrobiopterin dehydratase, whose product MWKEEDDKLKKNFRFRDFKEAFLFMSEVAKTVDEMDHHPWWSNVYNQVTFELTTHDAGDKVSDKDKKLASAIDTIAEKYR is encoded by the coding sequence ATGTGGAAGGAAGAAGATGACAAACTGAAAAAGAATTTCCGGTTCCGGGATTTTAAAGAAGCATTTTTATTTATGTCAGAAGTTGCAAAAACAGTGGACGAGATGGATCATCACCCCTGGTGGTCTAATGTTTATAACCAGGTAACTTTTGAACTGACCACGCATGACGCAGGAGATAAGGTATCGGATAAAGATAAAAAGCTCGCCAGCGCCATTGACACAATTGCCGAAAAATATCGGTAA
- a CDS encoding DUF2911 domain-containing protein: MKKYLFSIALITGLAVTSIAQRTPQLSPGASIMQTVGVTDFTVKYSRPSLKGRTVFGDNSLLAPYNQLWRTGANMPTTFESSTEFIFGGRTVPAGKYALLSIPSGGAWTVILNKNYTQGTETYKQADDVARISVAPQSAEFNETFDIRFSNITDSTANFILSWSSVSVSVPLLVNTQDLTLTALNKAVAEKPEDVAVLQSTAGYLASKGKDLPQALALVDKAIGLKESFSNLWLKAQILGKLGKNAEALPVAQRALALGASSGEASYSFFKGQIEKGIAEFQAKIASDKPAVSGAKGKKKK, from the coding sequence ATGAAAAAATACCTGTTTTCCATTGCTTTGATAACCGGACTAGCCGTAACCTCCATCGCACAGCGTACGCCTCAGCTAAGCCCGGGTGCCAGTATTATGCAGACCGTCGGCGTAACCGATTTCACTGTAAAATATTCCCGTCCCAGTCTTAAAGGAAGAACCGTTTTCGGCGACAACTCCTTGCTCGCTCCCTATAATCAATTATGGCGTACAGGAGCCAATATGCCTACCACTTTTGAATCCAGTACCGAGTTCATTTTTGGAGGGCGCACCGTTCCTGCCGGCAAATATGCACTTTTATCTATTCCATCCGGAGGAGCCTGGACTGTAATTTTAAATAAAAATTATACGCAGGGAACTGAGACTTACAAACAGGCAGATGACGTGGCCAGGATTTCAGTGGCTCCTCAGTCTGCGGAATTTAACGAAACGTTCGATATCCGTTTTTCAAATATTACTGATAGTACCGCCAATTTCATCCTTTCATGGTCTTCGGTTTCTGTTTCGGTTCCGTTGCTTGTCAACACCCAGGACCTGACCCTAACCGCCCTGAATAAAGCAGTAGCTGAAAAACCTGAGGATGTAGCCGTATTACAAAGTACAGCGGGTTATTTGGCTTCAAAAGGCAAGGACTTGCCACAAGCCCTTGCACTGGTCGACAAAGCGATCGGCCTGAAAGAGTCGTTTTCTAACTTGTGGCTGAAAGCACAGATATTGGGTAAACTTGGCAAAAATGCAGAAGCCTTGCCGGTAGCGCAAAGAGCGCTTGCGTTGGGAGCCTCTTCAGGAGAAGCCTCTTACAGCTTTTTTAAAGGGCAGATTGAAAAAGGGATTGCCGAGTTTCAGGCAAAAATAGCGTCGGACAAACCGGCAGTGTCGGGAGCAAAAGGAAAGAAAAAGAAATAG
- a CDS encoding DUF502 domain-containing protein, with amino-acid sequence MELRNRFLKRLLSYFIRGLVLVAPLYVTLLIIWSAIEFLDNIIPINIPISDQQTVYLPGLGVLIILGGIILLGFFFSTIVPQSFFRFTESIMRRIPLVSLIYYSIKDLILAFVGDKKKFNQPVLVTMYKDTGIKKIGFITQSDLSQLHIADHVAVYMPFSYALSGELYIVPKDNVTPIDALSTDIMKMLVSGGVSMKVSREEVPEENQKED; translated from the coding sequence ATGGAACTCAGAAACAGATTTCTAAAAAGGCTGCTCAGTTACTTCATCAGAGGGCTTGTGCTGGTGGCACCATTGTATGTTACCCTACTGATTATCTGGAGTGCCATTGAGTTTCTGGACAATATTATTCCGATCAATATTCCCATATCAGATCAGCAGACAGTTTACCTTCCCGGCCTCGGGGTACTGATCATCCTGGGAGGGATTATTTTGCTGGGGTTTTTCTTCTCCACCATTGTTCCGCAATCTTTTTTCAGATTTACAGAAAGTATCATGCGCCGCATCCCGCTGGTCAGCCTGATCTACTATTCCATCAAAGACCTGATCCTTGCTTTTGTTGGTGACAAAAAGAAATTCAACCAGCCGGTTTTGGTGACCATGTATAAAGATACGGGAATCAAAAAGATAGGATTCATAACCCAGTCGGATCTCAGCCAGCTTCACATTGCAGATCATGTGGCGGTTTATATGCCATTCTCCTACGCGCTTTCCGGCGAATTATACATTGTTCCCAAAGACAATGTTACTCCGATAGATGCTCTTTCTACGGACATCATGAAAATGCTGGTTTCCGGCGGAGTTTCTATGAAAGTATCCAGAGAGGAAGTTCCAGAAGAAAATCAAAAGGAAGACTAA